The following proteins come from a genomic window of Larimichthys crocea isolate SSNF chromosome XV, L_crocea_2.0, whole genome shotgun sequence:
- the slc52a3-1 gene encoding solute carrier family 52, riboflavin transporter, member 3-A, producing MALLIHLLACAFGLGSWVAVNGLWVELPLIVNTLPEGWELPSYLTVIIQLANLGPLLVTLMHKLCPGRLKEKVVIYSILSIGIVSCVLLAFFWDKTTIVAGASRSTAFFIITFFLSLVDCTSSVTFLPFMMQLPAKYVTTYFIGEGLSGFIPAVVALAQGVGIAKCVNSSEGNHTSGDMWSIHTVYLPPNFSTEVFFFFLALMMCVSLAAFIALNRLPRTYELSTENLVPDTVASVSSGLDNPGAETDGKGVKCQAEGEAQSKLLQARSKHSVYQMTFIYFLVVWANAATNGLLPSVQTYSCMPYGNLAYHLSAALSSVANPLACTIAMFFQKRSLVFLGALTVLGTGFGSYNMAMAAMSPCPLLQGSAVGETIIVLSWLFFTGTLTYVKVMVGVILRDRSHIALVWCGAASQMGSLVGSVTMFPLVNVYQLFKSGDFCNTKCPL from the exons ATGGCTCTGCTGATCCATCTGCTGGCCTGTGCCTTTGGTCTGGGCTCTTGGGTGGCGGTGAACGGTCTGTGGGTGGAACTGCCACTCATCGTCAACACTCTCCCGGAGGGCTGGGAGCTCCCTTCTTACCTGACTGTCATCATCCAGTTGGCCAACCTTGGACCTCTGTTGGTCACCCTCATGCACAAACTGTGCCCGGGTCGTCTTAAAGAGAAGGTTGTGATTTACTCCATCCTCTCCATTGGGATCGTCTCCTGCGTCTTGCTCGCCTTCTTCTGGGACAAGACGACGATAGTGGCCGGGGCGTCACGCAGCACTGccttcttcatcatcaccttcttcctctctctggtgGACTGCACCTCCTCTGTTACCTTCCTGCCTTTCATGATGCAGCTTCCAGCTAAATATGTCACCACGTACTTTATTGGCGAAGGGCTGAGCGGTTTCATTCCTGCTGTAGTCGCTCTGGCACAAGGTGTGGGCATCGCCAAATGTGTCAACTCCTCTGAGGGAAACCACACAAGCGGGGACATGTGGTCAATACATACGGTGTATCTTCCTCCCAACTTTTCCACCgaggtgtttttcttcttcctagCACTCATGATGTGCGTAAGCTTGGCTGCTTTCATCGCACTGAACAGGCTTCCTCGGACATACGAGCTGTCGACCGAAAACCTTGTGCCAGACACTGTGGCATCTGTCAGCTCCGGCCTGGACAACCCTGGAGCAGAGACTGATGGGAAGGGTGTGAAATGTCAGGCTGAGGGGGAAGCCCAGAGCAAGCTTCTGCAGGCCAGATCTAAACACTCCGTGTACCAGATGACATTCATCTACTTTCTGGTGGTTTGGGCTAATGCTGCCACCAATGGCCTGCTGCCCTCTGTGCAGACGTACTCCTGTATGCCCTACGGCAACCTGGCCTATCAcctttctgctgctctgtcgTCAGTGGCTAACCCACTAGCGTGCACCATTGCAATGTTCTTCcaaaaaag GTCGCTCGTCTTTCTTGGCGCGCTGACAGTGTTGGGCACAGGGTTTGGCAGCTATAACATGGCTATGGCAGCTATGAGTCCGTGTCCTTTGCTTCAAGGATCTGCGGTGGGAGAGACGATCATC GTGCTCTCGTGGCTCTTCTTCACCGGGACGCTCACTTACGTCAAAGTGATGGTCGGTGTTATCCTGAGAGACCGGAGCCACATCGCCCTGGTCTGGTGTGGTGCTGCGTCACAGATGGGCTCGCTCGTCGGCTCGGTCACCATGTTCCCGTTGGTGAACGTGTACCAACTGTTTAAATCGGGAGACTTCTGCAACACGAAATGTCCTTTATGA